Within Deltaproteobacteria bacterium, the genomic segment CCCCACCCCGCCCAACCCGGCCCTGCCGCCAGCATCACCGCCCCAACCAGCATCCAAGTCAGCAGCCTCATCCCCCAAACAGAATGCACCCCCCATGCCACAAAGTGGTGGCATTTGAGGGAACACAAACCCGTTGAGTGGCATGGGCTGCTCGAAGGGCCAGGGCAGTGTCCTGCGGGCGAGTCTGAGCGAGGGAGCGCCATGGTGTTGAAGCTCGACCGAGCGAGGTCTCAGTGAGCCGAGCGCCGTAACGCGAGGCGAACGGCCCGCAGGACACTGCCCTGGCCCTTCGAGCAGCCCCTCGCGCACCATGGAGAATTCACAAACTGCCTCACGGCGTTCGATTTTCGAACACATCCCTATTGACCGTTCAAACAATCCCCGCTAGTCCTGTGGATAAGTATGGCCTATCTAATCCTCTCCCGACGTGGTGAGGTGGTCACGCGGTTCCTCCTCGAACAGGAACGCGTCACTGTGGGCCGTGATCCGGAATGCGACCTCACCATCGACGATCCGGGCATCTCCCGCCAACATTGTGACCTGCAGTGGGACGGCAATCACTTTCTCCTCACCGATCACAGTCGCAACGGCACCTTTCTCGACGGCGAACGGATGCGCGACACCGCCCTGCTGCACGACGATAGCCGCATCGAACTCGGCGCGTTCATGCTCGAATTTCACAGCGGTCCCGCTGAGCCGCTGCAACCCACGGTCGGTCAAGAATATCAACCAACGCTCATCCTGAAATACGAACCGCAGAGCAAGGCGCTCACCATCGAGCGCGTCGAGCTCGCGGTGGAATTGCCGCAAGGGGGCGAAGCGCATCATCTGGTCGAACATCTCCCGATTACGCTCGGCGCTGCTCCGTACAACTCCGTCGCCATTCCGCACGACCCCTACATCTCGCGCCACCATTGCCGTATCGAGGCCTCGGCGGAAGGGTTAGTGCTGCGCGATTGCGGCAGTCGCAACGGCACGTGGTGGAAGGGCCATCAAGTCCAAAGTCAACTGTTGCCCGAACGTGGCGCGTTTCAAATCGGTAAGACGAAACTGACGTATCGCGTCCGGATCGATAAGGAATTGCTCGAACCGGCCGCGCGGCATCGCTGCGGGGAATTGTTCGGCTGTAGCCGCGCGATGCAAGAAGTCTTCGCGTTAGTCGATCGCGTCGCGCCGAGCGATGCGACCATATTGATTGTCGGCGAATCGGGCACGGGCAAGGAACTGCTCGCGCGTGCGCTGCACGCCAGCTCCGGCCGCGCGCCGCGCCCGTTTGTCGCTATTAATTGCGGGGCCATCCCCGCCACGATCATCGAATCGGAATTGTTCGGCCATGAGCGCGGCGCCTTTACTGGCGCCACCACCCAACATCGCGGCGTGTTCGAGCAGGCGCAAGGCGGCACGCTCTTCCTCGACGAGATCGGCGAAATGCCGCTGGAACTGCAAGTCCGTTTGTTGCGGGTCCTGGAAACCCGCACGGTGCGGCGAGTCGGTGGCACCAGCGACTTGGCCGTCGATTTCCGCTTGATCGCCGCGACGCACCGGCGCCTCCCCGACTTGATCGCAGAGGGGGCGTTTCGCGAAGATTTGTATTACCGGCTCTTTGTCGTCCCGATTGAATTGGCGCCGCTGCGACAACGGCCCGAAGACATCACGATGTTGGCGGATCATTTCTCGCAGATCTTGCGCCGTCCC encodes:
- a CDS encoding sigma 54-interacting transcriptional regulator, with amino-acid sequence MAYLILSRRGEVVTRFLLEQERVTVGRDPECDLTIDDPGISRQHCDLQWDGNHFLLTDHSRNGTFLDGERMRDTALLHDDSRIELGAFMLEFHSGPAEPLQPTVGQEYQPTLILKYEPQSKALTIERVELAVELPQGGEAHHLVEHLPITLGAAPYNSVAIPHDPYISRHHCRIEASAEGLVLRDCGSRNGTWWKGHQVQSQLLPERGAFQIGKTKLTYRVRIDKELLEPAARHRCGELFGCSRAMQEVFALVDRVAPSDATILIVGESGTGKELLARALHASSGRAPRPFVAINCGAIPATIIESELFGHERGAFTGATTQHRGVFEQAQGGTLFLDEIGEMPLELQVRLLRVLETRTVRRVGGTSDLAVDFRLIAATHRRLPDLIAEGAFREDLYYRLFVVPIELAPLRQRPEDITMLADHFSQILRRPGQHVEFSPEARAALLTHSWPGNVRELKNTIERALISTHGETIELEALQFAPTSFDQITDPRIAAGNAQSRGRSKRLKEAERVSIEAAIRTHSGNLTQAAKSLGIARSTLWAKIKEFAVDVDRYRRAMP